Proteins encoded by one window of Desulfomicrobium macestii:
- a CDS encoding PP2C family protein-serine/threonine phosphatase — MGIRNKLLVLLLFISLAPLLVVGFQFRDNLAALGDGLVDRSFNALMNTARTTLKRIVEDHARILRREQQLLESNAQFLASRIEGILYGHEHAATEPRFLPSAAQVFTARDDYYFLHRSGRQNLEVDFDSMEIENDRRSIPDPSASSLHDLLLPVLKNLKFRYSDLVLWIDIELSDATRITYPKSTSRMFLREPLYRDADTQHVRELAWSDPQIDPRTRLLVFNITSAIKDETGTVQGHVTLAVPVSALLHKNPHLGIFSDNAATFLASPETAPGSLERQLRIVAREQSQETQRGHWGRPGTDTWLLSDDVQSYAAMLQDLTATTSGIADMRSKGEDTLWAYAPIEPGGAALMVLVPKADVVRETLTAREFILAQIRSHIRSMGVIVLIVGGVVCAVAFILSKLFTRNISMLATAVARIARGDFAARADVRGKDEIGQLGKAFNRMVPELEDRIHIKNALEVAQQIQQNLLPTESPRFGGHDIAAVSEYCHETGGDYYGFIPRQGADGKSLVIAVGDVSGHGIPAALMMASARAYIRSQAACGKGLDDIVGRVNELVAEDTDRTGRFMTLFLLELTESGAIRWVRAGHDPALVYSPVEDRFEELRGEGLPLGVIRQTDFELHERPGLPEGRIIFIGTDGIWETMSADGEMFGKQRLKDTIRTHHDLPAAGIIREIIDAVNAFRGTEKKADDMTLAVIRFSSPTMHT; from the coding sequence ATGGGCATTCGAAACAAACTGCTCGTACTGCTGCTCTTCATTTCCCTCGCGCCGTTGCTCGTGGTCGGCTTCCAATTCCGGGACAACCTGGCCGCCCTCGGCGACGGACTCGTGGACCGGAGTTTCAACGCCCTCATGAACACCGCCCGAACGACCCTGAAACGGATCGTCGAGGACCATGCCCGCATCCTGCGGCGTGAACAGCAGCTCCTGGAATCCAACGCGCAGTTTCTCGCCTCCAGGATCGAAGGCATCCTGTACGGACACGAGCACGCCGCGACCGAACCCCGCTTTCTGCCGTCAGCGGCGCAGGTCTTCACCGCCCGGGACGACTATTATTTTCTGCACAGAAGCGGACGGCAGAATCTGGAGGTCGACTTTGATTCCATGGAGATCGAAAACGATCGGCGGAGCATCCCCGATCCCTCGGCCTCATCCCTGCACGACCTGCTCCTTCCCGTCCTGAAAAATCTGAAGTTCAGGTACAGCGATCTCGTCCTCTGGATCGACATCGAGCTTTCCGACGCGACACGGATCACCTACCCGAAATCCACCTCGCGCATGTTCCTTCGCGAACCGCTATACCGCGACGCCGACACGCAACACGTCCGGGAGCTTGCGTGGTCGGACCCACAGATCGACCCGCGCACCCGTCTGCTCGTCTTCAACATCACCTCCGCCATCAAGGACGAAACCGGTACGGTCCAGGGCCACGTGACCCTTGCCGTTCCGGTGAGCGCACTTCTCCACAAGAACCCGCATCTTGGCATCTTTTCGGACAACGCGGCCACGTTTCTGGCCAGCCCGGAAACCGCCCCCGGCTCGCTGGAAAGGCAGCTGCGGATCGTCGCCCGGGAGCAGTCCCAGGAAACCCAGCGCGGTCATTGGGGCCGGCCGGGCACGGACACATGGCTCCTTTCCGACGATGTACAGTCCTACGCCGCCATGCTGCAGGACCTGACGGCGACGACCTCGGGTATCGCCGACATGCGTTCCAAGGGAGAGGACACGCTGTGGGCCTATGCACCCATCGAACCAGGCGGAGCGGCCCTCATGGTTCTCGTGCCCAAGGCCGATGTCGTCAGGGAAACCCTGACCGCACGGGAGTTCATCCTCGCCCAAATCCGCAGCCACATCCGGAGCATGGGCGTCATCGTCCTGATCGTGGGCGGGGTTGTCTGCGCCGTGGCCTTCATCCTGTCCAAGCTCTTCACGCGCAACATCTCCATGCTCGCCACCGCTGTGGCCAGGATCGCCCGTGGCGACTTCGCGGCGCGAGCCGACGTGCGGGGCAAGGACGAAATAGGACAGCTCGGAAAGGCCTTCAACCGCATGGTCCCTGAACTCGAAGACCGGATTCACATCAAGAACGCCCTGGAAGTGGCGCAGCAGATCCAGCAGAACCTCCTGCCAACGGAAAGTCCACGGTTCGGCGGGCACGACATCGCCGCCGTCAGCGAGTACTGCCACGAGACCGGAGGCGATTACTACGGCTTCATCCCCAGACAAGGCGCGGATGGGAAGAGTCTCGTCATCGCCGTCGGCGATGTCAGCGGACACGGCATCCCGGCCGCCCTGATGATGGCTTCGGCCAGGGCCTACATCCGGAGCCAGGCAGCCTGCGGCAAGGGTCTGGACGATATCGTCGGGCGCGTGAACGAGCTTGTGGCCGAGGACACGGACCGCACGGGGCGGTTCATGACCCTGTTCCTGCTGGAACTGACTGAAAGCGGGGCCATCCGCTGGGTCCGGGCGGGGCACGATCCGGCCCTGGTCTATTCCCCGGTCGAAGACAGATTCGAGGAGCTCCGTGGGGAAGGCCTGCCCCTCGGCGTCATCAGGCAAACCGACTTCGAGCTGCACGAGCGCCCCGGCCTGCCCGAGGGCCGGATCATCTTCATCGGCACGGACGGCATCTGGGAGACGATGTCAGCGGACGGGGAGATGTTCGGCAAGCAGCGCCTCAAGGACACCATCCGCACCCACCATGATCTCCCGGCCGCCGGGATCATCCGGGAGATCATCGACGCCGTGAACGCCTTTCGGGGAACGGAGAAAAAGGCCGACGACATGACCCTTGCCGTGATCCGTTTTTCTAGTCCTACGATGCACACATAA
- a CDS encoding DVU_1551 family NTP transferase, which yields MTEGGTRFGAVILAAGFSSRMGDFKPLMDLGGMAVLERCVRMFRDAGVERVLVVTGHRAPEVRAEAGRFGVPTIYNEGYEKGMFSSVRTAVSAMSGHDAFFLLPVDIPLVRPSTVTALLDEYDGRIAFPVFEGERGHPPLIPAALIPAILEHDGRGGLKTLLEGYRALDVPVWDRGILLDADTMTDFALLERRAARLHIGDRGEALALAAQSMPERGLAHGLAVAAVALRLGGELNRHGGNLDPDLIHNAALLHDVAKGCPGHEAAGGELLARFGLSGLSSIVAAHRDVPPPASGVLTEKEVVCLADKLVRCDRRVAVRDRFGEKLALYRCDEEACAAIRGRMDNALALVALVEAACGRGIEEILVGEAA from the coding sequence GTGACGGAAGGAGGCACACGCTTCGGGGCCGTCATCCTTGCGGCCGGGTTTTCCTCGCGCATGGGCGATTTCAAACCCCTCATGGACCTCGGCGGCATGGCGGTGCTGGAGCGCTGCGTGCGCATGTTTCGCGACGCAGGCGTCGAGCGGGTCCTGGTAGTCACCGGGCATCGCGCCCCCGAGGTGCGGGCCGAGGCCGGGCGGTTTGGCGTACCCACGATTTACAACGAGGGGTACGAGAAGGGCATGTTTTCCTCCGTGCGCACGGCCGTGTCCGCCATGTCCGGGCACGACGCCTTCTTTCTCCTGCCCGTGGACATCCCGCTGGTCCGTCCTTCCACGGTCACGGCCCTGCTCGACGAGTATGACGGCCGCATCGCCTTTCCCGTCTTCGAGGGAGAACGCGGACATCCGCCCCTCATTCCCGCCGCCCTGATCCCCGCCATCCTGGAACATGACGGCCGGGGCGGTCTGAAGACGCTGCTGGAAGGGTACCGTGCCCTTGATGTTCCGGTCTGGGACAGAGGCATCCTTCTTGATGCCGACACCATGACGGATTTTGCGCTTCTTGAGAGGCGCGCCGCCCGTCTCCATATCGGCGATCGCGGCGAGGCCCTGGCCCTGGCCGCGCAGTCCATGCCCGAGCGGGGCCTCGCACACGGTCTGGCAGTGGCCGCCGTGGCCTTGCGCCTGGGCGGAGAGCTGAACCGGCATGGAGGGAATCTTGATCCGGACCTGATCCACAACGCCGCGCTGCTGCATGACGTGGCCAAGGGCTGTCCCGGGCATGAGGCCGCCGGCGGCGAGCTGCTGGCGCGTTTCGGGCTGTCCGGCTTGTCCTCCATAGTGGCCGCCCATCGCGACGTCCCGCCCCCGGCTTCGGGCGTGCTGACGGAGAAGGAGGTGGTCTGTCTGGCCGACAAGCTGGTGCGCTGCGACAGGCGTGTGGCCGTGCGGGATCGTTTCGGCGAGAAGCTGGCCCTGTACCGCTGCGACGAGGAGGCCTGCGCGGCCATCCGAGGCCGCATGGACAACGCCCTGGCCCTGGTGGCCCTGGTCGAGGCGGCCTGCGGTCGGGGTATCGAGGAGATTCTTGTGGGGGAAGCGGCGTGA
- a CDS encoding histidine phosphatase family protein yields the protein MSEIYLIRHGEITQSSPRRFVGQTDLPLTDRGREQIERVALFLTGRGVGRLLCSPISRCVESAGIIGAVLGIAPEIVPDLREIALGAWEGLTVDEVRERFPGRYEARGRNLAGFRPPDGESFADVQRRAWPAFETAAVDLDEPLAIVAHGGVNRVLLCRILGMPLENLFRLEQHYACVNILREDDGEFRVATMNHWAE from the coding sequence GTGAGCGAAATCTATCTCATCCGCCACGGCGAGATCACCCAGTCCTCGCCGCGTCGCTTTGTGGGGCAGACGGATCTGCCTCTGACGGACAGGGGGCGGGAGCAGATTGAAAGGGTGGCGCTATTTCTTACCGGCAGGGGCGTGGGGCGGCTGCTGTGCAGCCCGATTTCGCGCTGCGTGGAGAGCGCGGGCATCATCGGCGCGGTTCTGGGGATTGCGCCCGAAATCGTCCCGGACCTGCGCGAGATCGCGCTTGGCGCCTGGGAGGGCCTGACCGTGGACGAGGTGCGCGAGCGTTTCCCGGGCCGCTACGAGGCGCGGGGCCGAAACCTGGCAGGATTCCGTCCGCCGGACGGGGAGAGCTTCGCCGACGTGCAGCGCCGAGCCTGGCCGGCCTTCGAGACGGCCGCCGTCGATCTGGATGAACCTCTGGCCATCGTGGCTCACGGAGGAGTCAACCGCGTGCTCCTGTGCCGCATCCTGGGCATGCCGCTCGAAAACCTGTTCCGCCTGGAGCAGCACTATGCCTGTGTCAATATTCTGCGGGAGGACGACGGTGAGTTCCGCGTGGCGACGATGAACCATTGGGCGGAGTGA
- a CDS encoding OmpP1/FadL family transporter produces MGRIVAAVMLALLLTGQQVSAAGFAVYEWSARGNALGGTTMARKADASVVASNPAAMTGLNGTQVMTGLVAVAPMATVSIDGRQSADGKDNVWLLPHAYAVHQLGERYWLGIGVYNRFGLGTEFDEDWAGSSSVYYAGIKSVSVTPVLGMKLTDTWSIGLGVEANYFDFEQKKTVAGAYDLKVRGDDVGLGVSVSTLYAPTDWLSFGLMYRSAIDVHPRGEAESNVPGTLGDKLNGDADGEITLPDSWSLGMCLTPVDRLSIEVDVTRTGWSSYEELDIRINGVNPSGPVFKDWKDTWRLAIGAEYALTPAWDLRAGYVYDETPVRTERADYMVPANDRQLFSAGLGWHGDAWSVDLGYTYLLIIDRKGAEIHVSGGNVETADFEDGDAHLVGMSVAYRF; encoded by the coding sequence ATGGGGAGAATTGTTGCCGCTGTCATGTTGGCGCTGTTGCTGACGGGACAGCAGGTGTCGGCGGCCGGCTTTGCCGTTTACGAATGGAGCGCACGGGGCAATGCCCTCGGCGGCACGACCATGGCCAGAAAGGCCGATGCCTCGGTGGTGGCGTCCAACCCCGCCGCCATGACCGGGCTGAACGGCACGCAGGTCATGACCGGATTGGTGGCCGTGGCCCCCATGGCCACCGTGTCCATTGACGGACGGCAGAGCGCCGACGGCAAGGACAATGTCTGGCTGTTGCCCCATGCCTATGCAGTGCACCAGCTCGGCGAGCGCTACTGGCTGGGGATCGGCGTCTACAACCGCTTCGGGCTCGGCACGGAATTCGACGAGGACTGGGCCGGAAGCAGCAGCGTCTATTATGCGGGCATCAAGAGCGTTTCCGTTACGCCGGTGCTCGGCATGAAGCTTACGGACACCTGGTCCATCGGCCTTGGCGTCGAGGCCAATTATTTCGATTTCGAGCAGAAGAAGACAGTGGCCGGAGCCTACGACCTGAAGGTCCGGGGCGACGACGTCGGACTGGGTGTCAGCGTTTCCACCCTGTATGCACCGACGGACTGGCTGTCCTTCGGGCTCATGTACCGCAGCGCCATCGACGTGCATCCGCGCGGCGAGGCCGAAAGCAACGTGCCCGGAACCTTGGGCGACAAGCTCAACGGTGACGCCGACGGCGAAATCACCCTGCCGGACTCCTGGTCCCTCGGCATGTGCCTGACCCCCGTCGACAGGCTGAGCATCGAAGTGGACGTGACCCGCACTGGCTGGTCCTCATACGAGGAACTGGACATCCGTATCAATGGCGTCAACCCCTCCGGCCCCGTCTTCAAGGACTGGAAAGACACCTGGAGACTGGCGATCGGGGCCGAATACGCCCTGACTCCGGCCTGGGATCTGCGAGCCGGCTACGTCTACGACGAAACGCCCGTCCGCACCGAACGCGCCGACTACATGGTCCCGGCCAACGACCGTCAGCTCTTCTCCGCCGGCCTTGGCTGGCACGGAGACGCCTGGAGCGTGGATCTTGGCTATACCTATCTGCTGATCATCGACCGCAAGGGCGCGGAAATCCATGTCAGCGGCGGGAACGTCGAAACCGCCGACTTCGAGGACGGCGACGCCCATCTGGTCGGCATGAGCGTGGCCTACCGCTTCTGA
- a CDS encoding ECF transporter S component produces MRNHMFGFTLQESLFLGFCSLLILSTKLMLRLHLKVPGHSMFFLILFLMLAALCVRKRWSATLAAGMAGLLGMFTGSGKLGPLGIVSYMLPALVIDFCVPFLESHRKNLAFFAVAGLLAAAARAPISLFSEWMVGMDVQVLFMSTAIKTGGGMIFGALGALPVPALLTKLEARGLLSANPKPENSGANP; encoded by the coding sequence GTGCGTAACCACATGTTCGGCTTCACCCTGCAGGAATCCCTTTTCCTGGGTTTCTGCTCCCTGCTGATTCTGTCCACCAAGCTCATGTTGCGCCTGCACCTCAAGGTGCCTGGCCACTCCATGTTTTTTCTGATCCTTTTTCTGATGCTCGCCGCCCTGTGCGTGCGCAAGCGCTGGAGCGCCACCCTGGCCGCGGGCATGGCCGGGCTGCTGGGCATGTTCACGGGCAGCGGCAAGCTCGGCCCCCTGGGCATCGTCAGCTACATGCTGCCCGCCCTGGTCATCGATTTCTGCGTGCCGTTCCTGGAAAGCCATCGCAAGAACCTCGCCTTCTTCGCCGTCGCGGGCCTGCTGGCGGCCGCGGCCCGCGCCCCGATCTCACTCTTTTCGGAGTGGATGGTCGGCATGGACGTGCAGGTGCTGTTCATGAGCACCGCCATCAAGACCGGCGGCGGAATGATTTTTGGAGCACTGGGCGCGCTGCCCGTTCCGGCCCTTTTGACCAAACTTGAAGCCCGTGGACTTCTTTCCGCAAATCCCAAACCCGAAAATTCAGGAGCGAACCCATGA
- a CDS encoding PDDEXK nuclease domain-containing protein, producing the protein MTPALRNQAKLAVRDGYTFDFLELDEKHSERELEKRLIARIEDFLRSMGGMFNITTIPLRQTLND; encoded by the coding sequence CTGACGCCGGCGCTCCGCAACCAGGCCAAGCTGGCCGTAAGAGACGGCTACACCTTCGATTTTCTGGAACTCGATGAAAAGCACAGCGAACGGGAACTGGAAAAACGGCTCATCGCCCGTATCGAAGACTTTCTGCGCTCCATGGGCGGCATGTTCAATATCACGACAATTCCCTTGCGGCAGACACTCAACGACTGA